Proteins from one Elusimicrobiales bacterium genomic window:
- a CDS encoding response regulator has product MEERAPLILVADDDEVSGRLAHDLLDGAGFSVHLLGKSIDIIPAIKQAKPDMVVMDITLSGMDGLKVIRMIKSDLEISAVRIVVVSENDFEYEKQRAFKYGVEAFIKKPFNVDTFASQISQILSGNKELLTAFGGGVEEEEMPGAPHADDTLSETQARITVWGCRGFAPEMPNLVSAYGKQTSCVAVETRERLVIFDGGSGIIPLGRKLLAESGHRDIWILLTHFHLGHVMGLPYFPCLANPAYTIRIAGAGPGEDKFAEAVRGIFYASPWWHAPRPRARILIYEMSGDVCELAPGIRVRTMQAHHPSMTLCYRLEAAGKKIVYAPDSGLFGDAAAMQAYDEKLGEFCRRADAVIHDACFTDEDWQSRREEGHSSPAAAMEFAALQAEAKNLVLFHYDGAYSDETVDKMTERAARLAKLNSWETQCHTAREGFSLTLE; this is encoded by the coding sequence ATGGAAGAGAGAGCGCCCCTCATACTGGTGGCGGACGACGACGAGGTTTCCGGCCGGCTGGCGCATGACCTGCTGGACGGCGCGGGCTTTTCGGTTCACCTGCTGGGCAAATCCATAGACATAATACCCGCCATAAAACAGGCCAAGCCGGATATGGTGGTGATGGACATCACGCTCTCCGGCATGGACGGGCTGAAAGTCATCCGCATGATAAAGTCCGACCTGGAGATATCCGCCGTCAGAATAGTGGTGGTCAGCGAAAATGATTTTGAATACGAGAAGCAGCGCGCCTTCAAATACGGGGTGGAGGCGTTCATAAAAAAGCCTTTCAACGTGGATACTTTCGCCAGCCAGATAAGCCAGATACTCTCCGGCAACAAGGAACTGCTGACCGCTTTCGGCGGCGGCGTGGAGGAAGAGGAGATGCCCGGCGCCCCCCATGCCGACGATACCCTCTCCGAAACCCAGGCCCGGATAACCGTATGGGGGTGCAGGGGATTTGCGCCGGAGATGCCGAATCTGGTTTCCGCCTACGGCAAGCAGACCTCATGCGTGGCGGTGGAAACGCGCGAGCGTCTGGTTATTTTTGACGGCGGCTCCGGCATAATTCCGCTTGGCAGGAAGCTGCTGGCGGAAAGCGGACACCGCGACATCTGGATTCTGCTTACGCATTTCCATCTGGGCCATGTGATGGGGCTGCCCTATTTCCCCTGCCTTGCCAACCCGGCCTATACCATACGGATAGCCGGCGCCGGCCCGGGGGAGGACAAGTTCGCCGAGGCGGTGCGCGGCATATTCTACGCTTCGCCCTGGTGGCATGCGCCGCGTCCCAGGGCGCGCATTCTGATATACGAGATGTCCGGCGATGTGTGCGAGCTTGCGCCCGGCATCCGGGTCCGGACCATGCAGGCGCACCACCCGTCCATGACGCTGTGCTACAGGCTGGAGGCGGCAGGCAAGAAAATAGTTTACGCGCCCGACAGCGGCCTTTTCGGCGACGCCGCCGCCATGCAGGCCTATGACGAGAAGCTGGGCGAATTCTGCCGCCGGGCCGACGCAGTCATCCACGACGCCTGCTTTACCGACGAGGACTGGCAGTCCCGCCGGGAGGAGGGGCATTCCTCCCCCGCGGCGGCTATGGAGTTCGCCGCGCTTCAGGCCGAGGCGAAAAACCTCGTGCTGTTCCACTACGACGGCGCCTACTCCGACGAGACGGTGGACAAGATGACGGAACGGGCGGCCCGCCTGGCCAAGCTGAACTCCTGGGAAACGCAGTGCCATACGGCCAGAGAGGGGTTTTCGCTGACGCTGGAATAG
- a CDS encoding alpha-amylase family glycosyl hydrolase yields the protein MRPNPHVLEINTRCWLRQLRDKYGAPLTLASVPDEEWQELKHLGFDAVWLMGVWRQSPKGRDVARATPDLLKAVAAFRPDYDINDIAASPYAVRDYTLDPALGAEGELALLRAKLNGMGIGLFLDFVSNHLALDHALLESAPDCFIQAGAAEVSAHPDWFFESAPGRFTAYGRDPNFPPWQDTAQLNYFNPRARAFMLDTLKKIASVCDGVRCDMVMLNLNDIHDATWGRLLGKNGFARPETEFWDEAIRAVKEEHPHFTFMAEVYWGLEWRLQEMGFDYTYDKVLYDRMRLSGPVDVKSHLRAEKLYQKRSVRFLENHDEAPAVSAFGREKSIASAVAMATLRGMRLFYQPQIKGMNVKSPIQYSRADFPEDPFIGKLYSKIIKIADHPAFHGGEWALVEPRPAAPGDAAFNNLLCWSWHQRRTYKLIIVNYSQNRAAGRVPVNASAKGDSYAFFDELSDIFMVRAAGEVRPDGLLVDLPPYGAHMLDLEF from the coding sequence ATGCGGCCAAACCCGCATGTGCTGGAGATAAACACCCGCTGCTGGCTGCGCCAGCTGCGCGACAAGTACGGCGCGCCGCTCACGCTCGCCTCGGTCCCGGACGAGGAATGGCAGGAGCTTAAGCATCTGGGCTTTGACGCGGTGTGGCTGATGGGCGTCTGGCGGCAGAGCCCGAAGGGGCGCGATGTGGCGCGCGCCACTCCGGACTTGCTTAAAGCCGTGGCCGCTTTCAGGCCGGATTACGACATAAACGACATTGCCGCCTCTCCCTATGCCGTGCGGGACTATACTCTGGACCCCGCGCTGGGCGCGGAGGGCGAGCTTGCCCTGCTGCGCGCCAAGCTCAACGGCATGGGCATCGGGCTGTTTCTGGATTTTGTCTCCAACCACCTGGCGCTGGACCATGCGCTGCTGGAATCCGCGCCGGACTGCTTCATACAGGCCGGCGCGGCGGAGGTCTCCGCGCACCCGGACTGGTTTTTTGAAAGCGCGCCGGGCCGCTTCACAGCCTACGGGCGCGACCCCAATTTCCCGCCCTGGCAGGACACGGCGCAGCTTAACTATTTCAACCCCCGCGCGCGCGCCTTCATGCTGGACACTCTGAAAAAAATAGCCTCCGTCTGCGACGGCGTCCGCTGCGACATGGTGATGCTCAACCTCAACGACATTCACGACGCCACCTGGGGCCGGCTGCTGGGAAAAAACGGCTTTGCGCGCCCGGAAACCGAATTCTGGGACGAGGCGATACGCGCCGTCAAGGAGGAGCATCCCCATTTCACCTTTATGGCCGAGGTTTACTGGGGGCTGGAATGGCGGCTTCAGGAAATGGGGTTTGACTATACCTACGACAAGGTTCTCTACGACCGCATGAGGCTCTCCGGCCCGGTGGACGTAAAAAGTCATTTGCGCGCCGAAAAGCTTTACCAGAAACGCTCCGTCCGCTTCCTGGAAAACCACGACGAGGCCCCCGCCGTATCCGCCTTCGGCAGGGAGAAATCCATAGCCTCGGCGGTGGCCATGGCCACGTTGCGGGGAATGCGGCTTTTCTACCAGCCGCAGATAAAGGGCATGAATGTAAAGTCGCCCATCCAGTATTCGCGGGCGGATTTCCCCGAGGACCCGTTTATCGGAAAGCTCTACAGCAAAATCATAAAAATAGCCGACCATCCCGCCTTTCACGGCGGGGAATGGGCTTTGGTGGAGCCGCGTCCCGCGGCGCCGGGCGACGCCGCGTTCAACAATCTGCTGTGCTGGTCCTGGCATCAGCGCCGGACATACAAGCTGATAATAGTGAACTACTCGCAAAACCGCGCGGCGGGCCGGGTGCCGGTCAACGCGTCCGCCAAAGGCGACTCATACGCGTTTTTCGACGAGTTGTCGGATATTTTCATGGTGCGCGCGGCAGGCGAGGTGCGGCCCGACGGCCTGCTGGTGGACCTGCCCCCC